In Ciona intestinalis unplaced genomic scaffold, KH HT000995.1, whole genome shotgun sequence, a genomic segment contains:
- the LOC108950797 gene encoding atrial natriuretic peptide receptor 3-like, which translates to MFIQHSKIFKCVLAFVMCSQIPSGLPQPSGENPYLPQTVNVVVMVPFEGEYLFRRDVIQPGVEYALRTLRRNDGPLTRDLQFNVTYRNSQCNRKAALEAVDFYYGQCGTSDVTNSMTSPLLFLGPVCNDATSMVATFAGKWNVPVISPGSHAAWIIPGEEYPMLTRITPSYIDLAYFIHNVFVMLNHGVTYPVHLIYEDREEGKTTESECHNLMQAVYSVFHNDAVVLQVTTRHAISDVTFHAESFIADIGYPN; encoded by the exons atgtttattcaacattccaaaatattcaaatgcGTTCTTGCTTTCGTCATGTGCTCACAAATTCCCTCGGGACTTCCCCAGCCATCGGGGGAAAACCCGTATCTCCCACAAACAGTTAACGTAGTAGTTATGGTACCATTTGAAGGGGAGTATTTATTCAGGCGAGACGTGATTCAACCTGGAGTCGAATATGCGCTGAGGACTTTGAGACGAAACGATGGACCTTTGACAAGAGACTTGCAATTCAACGTAACTTACAG GAATTCTCAATGCAACCGCAAAGCGGCGCTAGAGGCCGTCGACTTTTACTACGGGCAATGCGGAAccagtgacgtcactaattcaatgacgtcaccactCTTATTCCTTGGCCCAGTGTGCAACGACGCAACGTCGATGGTGGCGACTTTTGCCGGGAAATGGAATGTACCGGTGATTTCCCCTGGGTCACATGCAGCGTGGATAATCCCAGGCGAGGAATATCCCATGTTGACCAGGATAACGCCGTCGTATATCGACTTGGCTTATTTCATTCATAACGTGTTCGTAATGCTAAACCATGGGGTGACCTACCCTGTGCATTTGATATATGAGGACAGAGAGGAAGGAAAGACAACGGAAAG CGAATGCCACAACCTAATGCAAGCAGTATACAGTGTGTTCCACAACGATGCCGTGGTCCTACAGGTTACCACACGTCACGCAATAAGTGACGTCACTTTTCATGCCGAATCCTTTATAGCCGACATTGGATATCCTAACG